The Rhinopithecus roxellana isolate Shanxi Qingling chromosome 13, ASM756505v1, whole genome shotgun sequence genome contains a region encoding:
- the LOC104666771 gene encoding 60S ribosomal protein L38, giving the protein MPRKIEEIKDFLLTARRKDAKSVKIKKNKDNVKFKVRCSRYLYTLVITDKEKAEKLKQSLPPGLAVKELK; this is encoded by the coding sequence ATGCCTCGGAAAATTGAGGAAATCAAGGACTTTCTGCTCACAGCCCGACGAAAGGATGCCAAATCTGTcaagatcaagaaaaataaggaCAATGTGAAGTTTAAAGTTCGATGCAGCAGATACCTTTACACCCTGGTCATCACTGacaaagagaaggcagagaaactGAAGCAGTCCCTCCCCCCTGGTTTGGCAGTGAAGGAACTGAAATGA